The nucleotide window CTCAACCGAGCTCCAGGCTTCGCCTACAGCTTCAGGTTCTTGTATTCGCTTTTTGCATAGGGGAAAGGAAATTTTATCAGCATCCCTGCGTCCAGGATATAATGTGTCGGCTTACAGGACTGCTTTTGTCGCAGCATCGGCAGCCGCCCTCGAATTTGGAATCGAACCTGAGGCTGTGATAGCGGTAATTGAAGGATTCGGAGGACTTTCAGGCAGGATGCAGGAAAAGGAAATGAACGGCATTTCCCTGATAGATAATTCCAATTCCGGCATGGATATCATCTCGGCCGAAAAAGCCCTTGATTACGCTCTTCTTAAGAAAAAGGATGAAAAAAAGGAGAATATTATTCTTGTGCTGGGCGAAGAAGCCTCTCAGGTATGTGAAGGGCTGCCTCCTGAACTCGTGCAGGGCTTTGTGAATAAATTCGGTACAAAGTGCAAACAGGTTATCCTGGTAGGAGAAAGGATGAAAGCAGTCAATGGGAAAAACATTTCATATGCACGGAGTCTTCCAGAAGGGCTTTCAAAAGCCTTGAAATTTGCAGGAGGCGAAGATATAATACTTTCTTCGGTAAAATGCTTCCGTTAAGGATTTCTTTTATACGCGGTCTTTTCACTGAAGAATTGTTGAAGAATTACCGGAGAGTAAGGGAATTACCATAGAAGTTCTACCTGAAATAAAAGTCGTCTGAAAGAAAAATCGTCCGAAAGAAAAATCGTCTGAAAGAAAAATCTCGGATACGATTTTATTAACTCAAACAGACTAAACTCAGGCTTCAGTCCTTTCGCCGAAATTTTTATGATAGAGTTTTATACAGGCTCTTCCAATCTGTATTCGTTTCCATTACTCGCTTTAATTTCAACTAATCGTGTTTCCCAATCCTATTGCGATACAGGTGGTAGTTCATATCCTGAGGACACGGGAACTTTCAGGGAAATACATTCTACCATTCTTATCAATATCCCTATTATCCAAATAAGAGGATTTGTCATGGCTGAAAAAGAGATTTCAATCATTCATCCCCGCCCAAGCTCCATTGTTGCGGCTCTTTATACTCTGAGAGATTTAAATGTTGATGTCGCTATCTTGCATGGGCCTCCCGGATGTTCCTTTAAACATGCAAGGCTGCTCGAAGAAGACGGTATACATGTGGTTACCACAGGCCTCGATGAAAACGGTTTCGTTTTCGGAGGGCATGACAGGCTTGTACAACTTATCAACAAGTCGGTTGAGCTTTTTAACCCTAAAGTTATCGGTGTTGTAGGAACCTGCGCCAGTATGATTATAGGAGAGGAGATGCATGACGCCGTGCTAGAGGCAAATCCTGATGTTCCTGTAATCGAGGTTGAGGTGCACGCAGGCTATCATAATAACACAAAAGGAGTACTCTTTGCTCTGGAATCCGCACTCGATGCAGGGATTATTGATCATGCAGAGTTCGAGCGTCAGAAATACCTTCTTGAAAAAGCTACGGAAGTGGAAAAAAAGTTCGGAGCTGCAAGCAAAGAATATCTTGCCCCTTCACGTGGGGATGTAAAATACAAAGCCGCACAGCATGTAATTCAACTCCTCAAGGAAGGCAAAAAGGGTCTTGTCATCATGAATGCCAAAAAAGAAACCGGCTACATGTTTGCAGACATTACCCTTGCAGTCAATGAAGTTGCAGCAGCTCTCGGAAAAAAAGAAAACCTTATCAATATGGCAAATATCGACACAGAACTCGGACTTCCCAGAGTAAGGCAGCATGCCGAGTATATAATGAGAGACTTAAAAGCACATGGAGTTGAGGTGCATGAGATTATTGGCGGCATGGACGAGTACCCGATTGCAGGCGAAAAGGTCAGCGAATTAATAAAAGAAAAATACAGTGACTTTGATTTTGCAGTCATTACGGGTGTCCCGCACGCAATCCCTATGGAGCACATAAAGGACATGGAGCTCATTTCAGTCACTAACGGCCCGAGACAGGTTCTCCCCTTAAAAGAGATGGGTCATAAGTATGTGCTGGTAGAAATTGACCTTCACCCGAAAACGCTTGGAGTCAGTGAGATTGTAGAATCCGAGTTTGGAGCTACCTTAAGGGAAGTTGCAAAGGAAGACTGAGAAGGAAGAGCCGGGATAAAATCAGGAGGAAGATCCTTTGAAAAACCAGAAGATCATAGCGATCTACGGAAAAGGCGGCATAGGTAAATCGAGTACGGCTTCAAATGTTGCCGCCGCCTGCGCCGAGGCAGGAAAGAAAGTCATGATTATAGGCTGCGATCCTAAAAGCGACTCATCAATCACCCTGCTTGGAGGCAAGAGAATTCCAACAATTCTCGACCTCCTGCGTGCGGGTGTGGACGTAAAGAAAGAAGATGTGGTCTTTGAAGGGTATGCAGGCGTCAAATGCGTGGAAGCAGGCGGTCCCGAACCGGGTATAGGATGTGCGGGGCGAGGAATTATTGTTGCCATCCAGAAACTGAAAAGCATTTCAGGAGATCTCTTAAAAGAGCAGGATTTGATCATTTACGATGTGCCCGGAGACATCGTCTGCGGAGGGTTTGTTGCTCCTGTCAGGAAAGGGTTCGTAAATGAAGCTTATGTCCTGACTTCAGGAGAGTACATGCCCCTTTATGCAGCAAACAATATCTGCAAAGGCTTATCGAAGATAGGAATGCCGCTTAGCGGGGTAATTTGCAATTCAAGAAATGTGAGCAGGGAAGAGGAGATCGTTTCGAAATTTTCGGAGGAGATAGGCAACCAGCTTATGGCTTTTATCCCGAAGAGGCAGGCAGTTCAGGACTGTGAAAGGGAAGGTTACTCTGTAATGGAAAAAGCACCCGAATCTGATATTGCAGAAATCTACCGCAAGCTTGGGAAAGCGATCCTTGAAAACGAAAAAAGAGTTACGGCCGATTCCCTAAGTGATGAGCGGTTGAGGGAATTGACAAAATAAGTTAGAGTAGCAATAGTTAACTAAACACATCAGGGGTATCGAAAAAATGCTCAATAATAAGCAATCCGCAGCAGGGAACATTCCCAGAATTCTTATTTCTGCAGACCGTTCGTCCTCAGGCAAGACTACAATCTCTATGGGCCTGATGGCCGTTCTAGTTTCAAGGGGATATAAAGTCCAGCCCTTTAAGGTCGCTCTGGACTATATAGATCCGAGTTATCATACTGAAATAACTGGCAGACCCTGCCGGAACCTTGACAGCTATCTTATGGATGAGAACGGGATTCTGGATGTCTATACTCATGCCTGCGAAGCCGGCGAGAAGGCGGATATCGCGATTATTGAAGGAGTTCGCGGGCTTTACGAAGGTTTTGAAAGCTTAAGCGACCTTGGAAGCACTGCCCAGATTGCAAAGATCCTTAAATGCCCAGTAATCTTTGTAATCAATGCCCGTAGCATTACTCGTTCGAGTGCTGCCCTTGTCAACGGATACAGGAACTTCGACCCTGATGTGGAAATTGCAGGGGTTATCCTTAATAATATAGGAAGCCTCCGCCATGCCGAAAAAGCAAAAGAGGCAATAGAACACTATACAAGCATTCCGGTTATCGGAATTGTTCCAAGAGACCCCGCTATGCAGATTTCCATGCGCCACCTCGGGCTTATGCCAGCTCTCGAAGGCCGAAGACGGCTTGGGGACGGAGGTTTTGAAGCCCGTCTTCACGGCATTGAAGAAATCATAAATAAAGGAATTGACGTAGACCGCTTTATGGAAATCGCAAAAAGCGCAAAGCCTCTGAAAAGCCCTGATAATAGTGTTTTTTCTTCGGTCTCCGGTGCCGGTATACCAAAGCCAAAGATAGGAGTAGCTCTTGATGAGGCTTTCAATTTTTACTATCGTGATAACATCGATCTCCTGAAACTTACAGGTGCAGAAATCGTTTACTTTAGCCCTGTTAGAGACAACTCACTTCCCGAGGTTGACGGGCTCTATATAGGGGGCGGTTATCCCGAACTCTTTGCAGCCGAACTTGAAGCTAATGAGTCCATGCGCCGGGATATAAAAAAGGCATCTATTGCAGGCATGCCTATTTATGCCGAGTGCGGAGGGCTTATGTACCTTACGGAAAAAATAAGCACAGGTATTCCCGGAAAAGGCACCTATCACGATGCCTCAATGCCGGAGTCTACATATTCAATGGTAGGGGCCCTTCCAGGGCATACTATTATGGGACAGACAAGAGTGGTCAGCTACAATATAGGAACCCTTAACAAGGACTGCATTCTTGGGAAAAAAGGCAACAGCTTCAAGGGACATGAATTCCACCATTCTGAAATAAGGGAAATTCCTGAGGATGCCGAATTTGCAATAACTCTGTCAAGAGGTACAGGCATAACGAACGGCATGGATGGACTTATTTCTGAAAATACTCTGGGCTCTTATGCCCACCTGCACGGAGTTGCGTACAGGGAACTTGCAAGTTCACTTGTAGAGGCTGCAAGAAAGTTTCAGGAATCCAGGATTCTTCTGTGATGCGTGTAGGCTCCTTCCTTAGTGCATGCAAACATTACCTTTTATATGCAGGTCGAAAAAGCAATATTATATTAATTGATTAT belongs to Methanosarcina barkeri 3 and includes:
- the cfbD gene encoding Ni-sirohydrochlorin a,c-diamide reductive cyclase catalytic subunit → MAEKEISIIHPRPSSIVAALYTLRDLNVDVAILHGPPGCSFKHARLLEEDGIHVVTTGLDENGFVFGGHDRLVQLINKSVELFNPKVIGVVGTCASMIIGEEMHDAVLEANPDVPVIEVEVHAGYHNNTKGVLFALESALDAGIIDHAEFERQKYLLEKATEVEKKFGAASKEYLAPSRGDVKYKAAQHVIQLLKEGKKGLVIMNAKKETGYMFADITLAVNEVAAALGKKENLINMANIDTELGLPRVRQHAEYIMRDLKAHGVEVHEIIGGMDEYPIAGEKVSELIKEKYSDFDFAVITGVPHAIPMEHIKDMELISVTNGPRQVLPLKEMGHKYVLVEIDLHPKTLGVSEIVESEFGATLREVAKED
- the cfbC gene encoding Ni-sirohydrochlorin a,c-diamide reductive cyclase ATP-dependent reductase subunit, with product MKNQKIIAIYGKGGIGKSSTASNVAAACAEAGKKVMIIGCDPKSDSSITLLGGKRIPTILDLLRAGVDVKKEDVVFEGYAGVKCVEAGGPEPGIGCAGRGIIVAIQKLKSISGDLLKEQDLIIYDVPGDIVCGGFVAPVRKGFVNEAYVLTSGEYMPLYAANNICKGLSKIGMPLSGVICNSRNVSREEEIVSKFSEEIGNQLMAFIPKRQAVQDCEREGYSVMEKAPESDIAEIYRKLGKAILENEKRVTADSLSDERLRELTK
- the cfbB gene encoding Ni-sirohydrochlorin a,c-diamide synthase, whose amino-acid sequence is MLNNKQSAAGNIPRILISADRSSSGKTTISMGLMAVLVSRGYKVQPFKVALDYIDPSYHTEITGRPCRNLDSYLMDENGILDVYTHACEAGEKADIAIIEGVRGLYEGFESLSDLGSTAQIAKILKCPVIFVINARSITRSSAALVNGYRNFDPDVEIAGVILNNIGSLRHAEKAKEAIEHYTSIPVIGIVPRDPAMQISMRHLGLMPALEGRRRLGDGGFEARLHGIEEIINKGIDVDRFMEIAKSAKPLKSPDNSVFSSVSGAGIPKPKIGVALDEAFNFYYRDNIDLLKLTGAEIVYFSPVRDNSLPEVDGLYIGGGYPELFAAELEANESMRRDIKKASIAGMPIYAECGGLMYLTEKISTGIPGKGTYHDASMPESTYSMVGALPGHTIMGQTRVVSYNIGTLNKDCILGKKGNSFKGHEFHHSEIREIPEDAEFAITLSRGTGITNGMDGLISENTLGSYAHLHGVAYRELASSLVEAARKFQESRILL